From a single Equus asinus isolate D_3611 breed Donkey chromosome 2, EquAss-T2T_v2, whole genome shotgun sequence genomic region:
- the GPR15LG gene encoding protein GPR15LG yields MRFPVLLSLLCILLLCFSIFSAEGRRPRPRPKPGKVRPCCTPDGTPVQGNPKGRPSRICRPCKFKPEAPWVVPGALPQV; encoded by the exons ATGAGGTTTCCAGTCCTCCTCAGCCTGCTCTGCATCTTGCTTCTCTGCTTCTCCATCTTCTCGGCAGAAG GGAGAAGGCCGAGGCCCCGCCCCAAGCCCGGGAAAGTCCGGCCCTGCTGTACTCCAGATGGCACCCCGGTCCAGGGGAACCCGAAAG GACGCCCTTCGAGGATCTGCAGACCGTGCAAGTTCAAGCCAGAGGCCCCCTGGGTGGTACCTGGGGCCCTCCCACAGGTGTAG